The DNA sequence TATCGTATATATCCAACAGATTTAGTAATGATCTATCTTATGCCTTGTTATTCACAGTGTTTTACTACTATATGGGTATAAATGATATGCTAGATATAATGCatataaaagataaaattgcCCTATAGCAAATTCTGTATCGTGCCATATATTCGTAATTGATAGGTTATATATTTACCTTCGCCAATACCTGCGCTCTTGTTACACAGCTAACTAGATGTATAATGCGAGAAGATTTTTCATCTTCGTAAACATTGATGATGTGTCGTGACACGAAATGAGATCTTGGACTTAGCTGGATTCCAGACCGTAATTGAGGACACGAGGGCTTGATGGACGCTAGGCAGACGAACAGCTCAGGAATGCTAGGATCGTGCAAGAAGTCATGTGCTCGGATCTTGCCGAGTGGAGGATAAGATCACattgaaaaagtatgtataGCATCTGATAGTATACAATATAAACATATACAATAATATGATACTACGGGGGCGTAGACAGGacttttaacaggagggggcccaaaaaggcctgtatttttggcttctggaaaggggggggggggggggagggaggccTGCCCCCTGGGCCCTCACGCTGGCCAATGTTTTACCAGATATAAAGAAAAGGTTAATCATcgatattatcatcataaaacataaacaacaacaaaagcaagcGCTTTTGCGACCAATAAATAGAACCTCTAATTTATCGTGTGTAATAAAAAGGGCTGACGGTAACGATAGTCGCCCGCGAAGAAAGATCGGGAGCAGGAAACAATATGCGGACTACCTGTGGAACTTGGTAGCCGTTCCATTTTCCATTATGGCGGATGGCGGGAGGATTTGAACGGCTCTCGTACAAGACTGTTAAACTTGCAGAACATAGTTAAACAACATGCTTACAGTAACCTTACCAGCAAGATGACAACTATAATTTTACCAATCTAACTTGTTACGTTAGCTGTTATAATGGATTTCAGTGAGGCGGTTCTTTTGAAAGACGACAGCTTTTACGCTCGTTTCTCAGACGGAAGAGTTCTACAGCTATCACCGTGTAGCTCAACATATTTATTCACCCGTCCATCATGTCACCCGGCCAGTGTGCAGCAGTACACAAGGTTTGCCGTGAGTGAGTTTAGAAAGAGCGTCGTTGCCGCCGTGACTTTCAGGAATCAATTTGCAGAAAGGCCGTATGTCTGTAAAGAACTCCTCGATGACGCGAAGTCTCTGGTAAGCGGTAACCTCCTGTGACATAGGATGTTGAAGTTTTGAGATAGAGGAGGTTGAGGTTTTAACGAGCTCCGCCAGATAGTTCACGGTCTATTGTCAGCTACTTTTTATCTGATTATAAATAATGAAGCCAATTTTGCATCAATCCTCTCACAACCGGCTACTTATTTTAAGCAACCGTCTGCGCATCCCCTTGGCATAATCTGTCTAATTGCCTAATAAGTGTTTGAGTATGCAAGGCTTTCAATAGGAGCCCTCATAATTCCTGTTATTGTTCAATTTTGTGATATAACATGGCCGTTGCAGGAGGTGGGGCACAtgctccccaatattttcttactgtttctgtattgatccctccaatattttcttactgtttctgtattgatcccttcaatattttcttactgtttctgtattgatccctccaatattttcttactgatcctgtattgatccctccaatattttcttactgatcctgtattgatccctccaatattttcttactgtttctgtattgatccctccaaaattttcttaatgtttctgtattgatccctctaatattttcttactgtttctgtattgatccctccaatattttcttactgatcctgtattgatccctccaatattttcttactgatcctgtattgatccctccaatattttcttactgatcctgtattgatccctccaatattttcttactgtttctgtattggtccctccaatattttcttactgtttctgtattgatccctccaatattttcttaaatgtttctgtattgatccctccaatattttcttactgtttctgtattgatccCTCCAATACTTTCTTAATGTTCCTGTATtgatccctccaatattttcttaatgtttctgtattgatccctctaatattttcttaatgttcctgtattgatccctccaatattttcttactgtttctgtattggtccctccaatattttcttactgtttctgtattgatccctccaatattttcttaaatgttcctgtattgatccctccaatattttcttaatgttcctgtattgatccctccaatattttcttaaatgtttctgtattgatccctccaatattttatttactgtttctgtattgatccctccaatattttcttaatgttcctgtattgatccctccaatattttcttactgtttctgtattgatccctccaatattttcttactgtttctgtattgatccctccaatattttcttaatgtttctgtattgattcctccaatattttcttactgtttctgtattgatctctccaatattttcttaatgtttctgtattgatccctctaatattttcttaatgtttctgtattgatccctccaatattttcttaaatgtttctgtattggtCCCTCtaatattttcctaatgtttctgtattgatccctctaatattttcttactgatCCTGTATTGATCCcgccaatattttcttactgtttctgtattgattcctccaatattttcttactgtttctgtattgatccctctaatattttcttactgtttctgtattgatccctccaatattttcttaatgttcctGTATTGAttcctccaatattttcttactgtttctgtattgatctctccaatattttcttaatgtttctgtattgatccctctaatattttcttactgtttctgtattgatccctccaatattttcttaatgttcctgtattgatccctccaatattttcttaatgtttctgtattgatccctccaatattttcttaatgtttctgtatttatccctccaatattttcttaatgtctctgtattgatccctccaatattttcttactgtttctgtattgatccctccaatatttttttaatgtttctgtattgatccctccaatattttcttaatgtttctgtattgatccctccaatattttcttaatgtttctgtattggtccctctaatattttcttaatgtttctgtattgatccctctaatattttcttaatgtttctgtattgatccctccaatattttcttaatgtttctgtattgatccctccaatattttcttactgtttctgtattgatccctccaatattttcttaatgttcctgtattgatccctccaatattttcttaatgtttctgtattgatccctccaatattttcttaatgtttctgtattgatccctctaatattttcttaatgtctctgtattgatccctccaatattttcttaaatgtttctgtattgatccctccaatattttcttaatgtttctgtattgatccctccaatattttctttatgtctctgtattgatccctccaatattttcttaatgtttctttattgatccctccaatattttcttaaatgtttctgtattggtCCCTCtaatattttcctaatgtttctgtattgatccctctaatattttcttactgatCCTGTATTGATCCcgccaatattttcttactgtttctgtattgattcctccaatattttcttactgtttctgtattgatccctctaatattttcttactgttcctgtattgatccctccaatattttcttaatgtttctgtattgatccctctaatattttcttaatgttcctgtattgatccctccaatattttcttactgtttctgtattggtccctccaatattttcttactgtttctgtattgatccctccaatattttcttaaatgttcctgtattgatccctccaatattttcttaatgttcctgtattgatccctccaatattttcttaaatgtttctgtattgatccctccaatattttatttactgtttctgtattgatccctccaatattttcttaatgttcctgtattgatccctccaatattttcttactgtttctgtattgatccctccaatattttcttactgtttctgtattgatccctccaatattttcttaatgtttctgtattgattcctccaatattttcttactgtttctgtgtTGAtctctccaatattttcttaatgtttctgtattgatccctctaatattttcttaatgtttctgtattgatccctccaatattttcttaaatgtttctgtattggtCCCTCtaatattttcctaatgtttctgtattgatccctctaatattttcttactgatCCTGTATTGATCCcgccaatattttcttactgtttctgtattgattcctccaatattttcttaatgtttctgtattggtccctctaatattttcttaatgtttctgtattgatccctctaatattttcttaatgtttctgtattgatccctccaatattttcttaatgtttctgtattgatccctccaatattttcttactgtttctgtattgatccctccaatattttcttaatgttcctGTATTGATCcctcaaatattttcttactgtttctgtattgatccctccaatattttcttactgtttctgtattgatccctccaatattttcttaatgtttctgtattgattcctccaatattttcttactgtttctgtattgatctctccaatattttcttaatgtttctgtattgatccctctaatattttcttaatgtttctgtattgatccctccaatattttcttaaatgtttctgtattggtCCCTCtaatattttcctaatgtttctgtattgatccctctaatattttcttactgatCCTGTATTGATCCcgccaatattttcttactgtttctgtattgattcctccaatattttcttactgtttctgtattgatccctctaatattttcttactgtttctgtattgatccctccaatattttcttaatgttcctgtattgatccctccaatattttcttaatgtttctgtattgatccctccaatattttcttaatgtttctgtatttatccctccaatattttcttaatgtctctgtattgatccctccaatattttcttactgtttctgtattgatccctccaatatttttttaatgtttctgtattgatccctccaatattttcttaatgtttctgtattgatccctccaatattttcttaatgtttctgtattggtccctctaatattttcttaatgtttctgtattgatccctctaatattttcttaatgtttctgtattgatccctccaatattttcttaatgtttctgtattgatccctccaatattttcttactgtttctgtattgatccctccaatattttcttaatgttcctgtattgatccctccaatattttcttaatgtttctgtattgatccctccaatattttcttaatgtttctgtattgatccctctaatattttcttaatgtctctgtattgatccctccaatattttcttaaatgtttctgtattgatccctccaatattttcttaatgtttctgtattgatccctccaatattttctttatgtctctgtattgatccctccaatattttcttaatgtttctttattgatccctctaatattttcttaatgtttttgtattgatccctccaatattttcttaatgtctctgtattgatccctccaatattttcttaatgtttctgtatttcgAGGACAGCTACGGCACTGTAAAAATCAATTGAGGTTAGCTTGTTTATGGATGGTACCCAGTGAGATATTTTATGTTATACACATctttgtcagtgcaaatgggggttggcaaatggcagttctataATCAAAAGATACAATGGGTctcaatatgtttttttccaaatgcaGGAGAATACAGATCAATCATTCAATAACCAATTAAAGGCCAACAATGATTTGCTCTGGCATCcatttaaacttttttttgcaaatttttAGTACCCATAGGAACCATTCTGTCTTGGAACTGCCATACGCCATCCCCTGTTTTCACTGacattgttttcttcattagCTGTATctgttttgaaatttttatcTTGAATAATCATAAACAGAGCATTGCATAAAATTGTAATGTGTGGCTCACATTATGTCTATTGATTTGGCAATTATCAATCATGTCAAGTAATAAAAGAAATGGAACTTATCAGTTGTTTGGGATGCAGAGTTTTTCCTTGAAATTGAAAGTAAACTGGACACTCTTTTTAAATGATGCTTAGTACACATTCTGGTAGTTTCCATAAAATGAtccttttatttataaatcACAGGATCTAACACTTGTTTGTAGCTACAGCTCTATTGTAACAGCAGTGACAAACCTTTCTTATTCCTCCAGGTAAACTATGATGATGCATCTACATGTGCCTGGCCTGTGACCATCATACCTGATTTTGTGGCTAAAGAAATCAACGGGTCTGTCAAGGTTCATTCCCTGGACAGGAAGGCTCAACTTTTGCTTGCTCCACACAGACAGTCATTCACAGTTGGTTTCTTGGCCCAAATTAGTTCGAGTAGTAGAGCTCCTGCATCAAAGGTAATTACCAAAAACTTTAGTTTCttagtatttttatttaaatgaaTATATTTTCCTTTGAACTTGCCACACATGTTGTTTCAAAGTGACAGATGATTCTGCTTTGGAGTAGACTACATAAATATGGAACTCTCATGTGGATTATTTTAGGATCTTTATGCCAATAGAATTacaattctttaaaaaaacaactgcTACTAAACAACATGTGTCAAAGGACTTTTAGTTGAAAGCATCTGGTAGTGTGACCAGTGGGAGAATAACATGTTGTTCTGGCCTGTTAGATAAAACATAGCCTGCATTTATTTTAGCACAATTTCATCATTTGCTCAACAGGGTTCAGACCTGGCTCAGCAGCCCAAATATCCACATCTATACACATGGATAGAGCAGGGCCCTTACTCAGTACATGACTATCCAGACTGCTGGCACTTTCCTCTCCAAATAGCATTCAATGCCCACGATAGCAGCAGTTGCTATGGTGATAGCAGCAGTTGCTATGGTGATAGCAGCTCAACGTTGCCACAATCTTTACCcaccacctgtcaatcatctCATCTGCATAAGTGGAAGCAACTTCAGGTTAGGAAGGTTGTCAgtcattttgaattttttttgtaatgtgTGTTCCTTGTATTATGAATTTCATACTCTATGGAAGTGTTTTCCTCAAATGAAGATAGTGGACATCAATAGCATCAGTGATGCTCTATACAATGATCATATTGTACATCCTCATTTTTCCTCTTCCTTCCAAACCTTAACATTCTTTTTTCCTAACAGCCTTTGGGTACAAAAGATGAAGAGTCATTTTGGCAGCCAGATGTGAAGGTGATTTGGAGAGACGGTCACATATTCAGGTAATTATGTGATCTCTAAATAACCCATAAAACTCCTTAATTGAAATTAGTAATTAGTAGTATTGgtgattattaataattagtAATTGAATAGCTCTTATGTATCAAAAATATAGAATACAAGTAAATTTGAtgcataaaaaatattcatttatttatattaGATAATTGATTTATAGTGTATAGTCTGTAAAATGTTTTCACAATCCTAGCCTCCTTTAGATTAAGCTTACAGTAGAACCTTGCTTTAGTTTAATTAAAGATTCATTTTAGAAGGGAAGCGCTAGTAGGCAATGGAATAAAAAGGTGATAATTGTGTATTCTTTTATCTCAGTTTTCTATTGGTTAATAGCATAAAATACTTAGAAAAGACATTcaattaaagtaaatcacttTTAAAGTTTAATTAACCACTTTTAGGGAGATTTAGGGCAACTTTTTTACCCATCATTTCAGGGTTTGCAAGGGTGCAGGGAAAGGTCTACAGGTTGAAATCTATCCCAGTGATGGCATGGCTCTAAGCTCAACCAGTTTGTCTGGAAAGTTCTTTACCATGTGGTCAATGGCCGCACCTTCTTCAGATCAGGTGTGTACACTTGCAGGCCCTCTGAATGGTCCTTGGGAAGCACTTGGGATCATGCAAGCACCTGTTTTCTTTAAGCAAAGCCaagcattataaaaaaatgatatcaaCCAGCAAGGACTACAGACAACTTTACTTAAAGTGATTTCTAATGCATTTTAGTGCCAAATAAATTACTTATTCCTACTTCAACTGGATGCATTTGTCTTCTCTACGCGCTTACGACCTTTTAAATGACAAGCTATGTAACCGCCGCCTGATAAATGAGTAACTCGGCCCCCAGTGGAGTGTTTTTTAATTTCACAACTAATAGTGGGAAAGTAATAATTTATTCAGCACTAAAGTGCATTAGACATCACTTTGGAGTAAAGTTGTCCTATAGCCTGTGGTGCAAGCATGGATAAAAAAATTGACAGCAAAAATTTTTGGGAGACATTCAGAGCCCTATTTGGGAGTTAAAGGGGTCAATGACCACGCCCAGCTCTCAGCTCAGATCAGTTGTGTAGACTTGGGGTTAAAGGGGTCAATGACCACACCCACTTCAGATCAGGGGTGAAGGTCGCACGCAGCTCAGTTCAGGGGTGTAGGCTTTCGGTTAGTGGGGTCAATGAACACACCTTCATCAGGTGTGTAGACTTTGGGGTCAGATAGATGAGTCAGTGGCCACACCCACCTCAGA is a window from the Nematostella vectensis chromosome 9, jaNemVect1.1, whole genome shotgun sequence genome containing:
- the LOC116614028 gene encoding uncharacterized protein C5orf34 homolog isoform X6, translating into MDFSEAVLLKDDSFYARFSDGRVLQLSPCSSTYLFTRPSCHPASVQQYTRFAVSEFRKSVVAAVTFRNQFAERPYVCKELLDDAKSLVNYDDASTCAWPVTIIPDFVAKEINGSVKVHSLDRKAQLLLAPHRQSFTVGFLAQISSSSRAPASKGSDLAQQPKYPHLYTWIEQGPYSVHDYPDCWHFPLQIAFNAHDSSSCYGDSSSCYGDSSSTLPQSLPTTCQSSHLHKWKQLQVRKPLGTKDEESFWQPDVKVIWRDGHIFRVCKGAGKGLQVEIYPSDGMALSSTSLSGKFFTMWSMAAPSSDQRVEKVLSVDKPPQDRPGDLYSLARLIKQGSRLLEFISRAGNPRLSPEPCWKTKVCKQLPLPFVPPTLIETADIGVGRFKAYSNGRFHIVFADRTVLDVTHPPHAETCHQEDLQFCFVLPDGSMVQCTGGAVEGLERYVQLAYQWRDWTISSPEQRRAFYKNTVWDHEASR
- the LOC116614028 gene encoding uncharacterized protein C5orf34-like isoform X4 — translated: MDFSEAVLLKDDSFYARFSDGRVLQLSPCSSTYLFTRPSCHPASVQQYTRFAVSEFRKSVVAAVTFRNQFAERPYVCKELLDDAKSLVNYDDASTCAWPVTIIPDFVAKEINGSVKVHSLDRKAQLLLAPHRQSFTVGFLAQISSSSRAPASKGSDLAQQPKYPHLYTWIEQGPYSVHDYPDCWHFPLQIAFNAHDSSSCYGDSSSCYGDSSSTLPQSLPTTCQSSHLHKWKQLQVRKPLGTKDEESFWQPDVKVIWRDGHIFRVCKGAGKGLQVEIYPSDGMALSSTSLSGKFFTMWSMAAPSSDQRVEKVLSVDKPPQDRPGDLYSLARLIKQGSRLLEFISRAGNPRLSPEPCWKTKVCKQLPLPFVPPTLIETADIGVGRFKAYSNGRFHIVFADRTVLDVTHPPHAETCHQEDLQFCFVLPDGSMVQCTGGAVEGLERYVQLAYQWRDWTISSPEQRRAFYKNTVWDHEASSAVDAEICKLKVFNYMVRADDGILDDENSKENSSTVNNVLTRNSRTIQDIERLLQDTKKKIT
- the LOC116614028 gene encoding uncharacterized protein C5orf34-like isoform X5; the encoded protein is MDFSEAVLLKDDSFYARFSDGRVLQLSPCSSTYLFTRPSCHPASVQQYTRFAVSEFRKSVVAAVTFRNQFAERPYVCKELLDDAKSLVNYDDASTCAWPVTIIPDFVAKEINGSVKVHSLDRKAQLLLAPHRQSFTVGFLAQISSSSRAPASKGSDLAQQPKYPHLYTWIEQGPYSVHDYPDCWHFPLQIAFNAHDSSSCYGDSSSCYGDSSSTLPQSLPTTCQSSHLHKWKQLQVRKPLGTKDEESFWQPDVKVIWRDGHIFRVCKGAGKGLQVEIYPSDGMALSSTSLSGKFFTMWSMAAPSSDQRVEKVLSVDKPPQDRPGDLYSLARLIKQGSRLLEFISRAGNPRLSPEPCWKTKVCKQLPLPFVPPTLIETADIGVGRFKAYSNGRFHIVFADRTVLDVTHPPHAETCHQEDLQFCFVLPDGSMVQCTGGAVEGLERYVQLAYQWRDWTISSPEQRRAFYKNTVWDHEASSAVDAEICKLKVFNYMVSSDVSSTSSMSVSIYGLMQGR
- the LOC116614028 gene encoding uncharacterized protein C5orf34 homolog isoform X2; the encoded protein is MDFSEAVLLKDDSFYARFSDGRVLQLSPCSSTYLFTRPSCHPASVQQYTRFAVSEFRKSVVAAVTFRNQFAERPYVCKELLDDAKSLVNYDDASTCAWPVTIIPDFVAKEINGSVKVHSLDRKAQLLLAPHRQSFTVGFLAQISSSSRAPASKGSDLAQQPKYPHLYTWIEQGPYSVHDYPDCWHFPLQIAFNAHDSSSCYGDSSSCYGDSSSTLPQSLPTTCQSSHLHKWKQLQPLGTKDEESFWQPDVKVIWRDGHIFRVCKGAGKGLQVEIYPSDGMALSSTSLSGKFFTMWSMAAPSSDQRVEKVLSVDKPPQDRPGDLYSLARLIKQGSRLLEFISRAGNPRLSPEPCWKTKVCKQLPLPFVPPTLIETADIGVGRFKAYSNGRFHIVFADRTVLDVTHPPHAETCHQEDLQFCFVLPDGSMVQCTGGAVEGLERYVQLAYQWRDWTISSPEQRRAFYKNTVWDHEASSAVDAEICKLKVFNYMVSSDVSSTSSMSVRADDGILDDENSKENSSTVNNVLTRNSRTIQDIERLLQDTKKKIT
- the LOC116614028 gene encoding uncharacterized protein C5orf34-like isoform X3, which translates into the protein MDFSEAVLLKDDSFYARFSDGRVLQLSPCSSTYLFTRPSCHPASVQQYTRFAVSEFRKSVVAAVTFRNQFAERPYVCKELLDDAKSLVNYDDASTCAWPVTIIPDFVAKEINGSVKVHSLDRKAQLLLAPHRQSFTVGFLAQISSSSRAPASKGSDLAQQPKYPHLYTWIEQGPYSVHDYPDCWHFPLQIAFNAHDSSSCYGDSSSCYGDSSSTLPQSLPTTCQSSHLHKWKQLQVRKPLGTKDEESFWQPDVKVIWRDGHIFRVCKGAGKGLQVEIYPSDGMALSSTSLSGKFFTMWSMAAPSSDQRVEKVLSVDKPPQDRPGDLYSLARLIKQGSRLLEFISRAGNPRLSPEPCWKTKVCKQLPLPFVPPTLIETADIGVGRFKAYSNGRFHIVFADRTVLDVTHPPHAETCHQEDLQFCFVLPDGSMVQCTGGAVEGLERYVQLAYQWRDWTISSPEQRRAFYKNTVWDHEASSAVDAEICKLKVFNYMVSSDVRADDGILDDENSKENSSTVNNVLTRNSRTIQDIERLLQDTKKKIT
- the LOC116614028 gene encoding uncharacterized protein C5orf34 homolog isoform X1; the encoded protein is MDFSEAVLLKDDSFYARFSDGRVLQLSPCSSTYLFTRPSCHPASVQQYTRFAVSEFRKSVVAAVTFRNQFAERPYVCKELLDDAKSLVNYDDASTCAWPVTIIPDFVAKEINGSVKVHSLDRKAQLLLAPHRQSFTVGFLAQISSSSRAPASKGSDLAQQPKYPHLYTWIEQGPYSVHDYPDCWHFPLQIAFNAHDSSSCYGDSSSCYGDSSSTLPQSLPTTCQSSHLHKWKQLQVRKPLGTKDEESFWQPDVKVIWRDGHIFRVCKGAGKGLQVEIYPSDGMALSSTSLSGKFFTMWSMAAPSSDQRVEKVLSVDKPPQDRPGDLYSLARLIKQGSRLLEFISRAGNPRLSPEPCWKTKVCKQLPLPFVPPTLIETADIGVGRFKAYSNGRFHIVFADRTVLDVTHPPHAETCHQEDLQFCFVLPDGSMVQCTGGAVEGLERYVQLAYQWRDWTISSPEQRRAFYKNTVWDHEASSAVDAEICKLKVFNYMVSSDVSSTSSMSVRADDGILDDENSKENSSTVNNVLTRNSRTIQDIERLLQDTKKKIT